The Ziziphus jujuba cultivar Dongzao chromosome 12, ASM3175591v1 sequence ATGCAGGTTGCATCAAGGTAGACTTATAGATAGATAAGGTTTCTAGTCGTTGCTATctaatttgttattgttttttaatcGTGTAAATACATTAGTGTATAAAACGCATATATCAGTATGTGTATTATTcattattgaaattaaaaaagtattttatggTTAAAAATAATACAGTGTCACAAAAGCTTGCTTTATTCAGAATTTTGTTTTCATCACCCTAGAGAATTTCTACCTTACAATTGTGTAGAGAATTTCAGCTGTGATTAAAAGTTTAAGCTATTGATTGGTTTGCATGAAACCACGTGCATATTTATAATTTGGTTTTGtttcttcataatttatttatattttctatttttcttgtaTGGATTCTAAACTCAAAGtccaaacaaacatatataagcGGAACCAAACTGAATTTATTCATAACCATCACTTAATTTATACATATCACGATACCCAAATATatgacatttttaaaatattctgattactatataaatataagacaTCCAGCACAATATATAGCATGCATACATACACACATAGACATAGTAGATATAAAGAGAGATTAATGGGGTGGCTGAGGCAGAGCTGAGAGAGACTAGCTTGTACGTACTCACTTAGGCTGACCTTTTGTGAGCAATGTGATAAGCCAAAGCCTTGCCATCGGGCATAGGGGCAACGTAGCAAGGTAGAGATAGGGTGGTATGCTTGGTGACGTGGGACTCTTTCCCTGTGCTAAACAGCAAATCAATCAGCCACCCGGCAAACAAGCCAATAATAACACCGACGGCAAGGCTACCAATGATTCCTCCCACCGCCACTATACTCACCCCAAGCACAGCTGCTTCCTCCCCCACTACCGCCGCGGTCAGGGCCGTTCCGACGATAGTCCCAAGCTCCCCAGCCGCCCACGATGCTGCGAAAACCCCAACTTCCTTTACCGCCGTATGAATCTTGTTTTCCGAGGTGAAGACGTCCCATACCATTACGCCTGCCGTCACTACGAGTACGGCCACTCCTAGAGCCCCAACAACTTTTGCGAACCCTATTGACAGACCTCTTCCCCTCCCTGATGCCTCCAAGATTTCCTCGTATaccttataaatatttaatacatattCATTAGAATTAATTCAATCTTAATTGTactgatattaaattaattagttttcattaattattactAATTTACCTGCACCTTTTGTGCATCTTCAAGGTTCGTGAAAGGCCCTTCAAAGTTAAGCTTATTCTTAAACCTGCGAGCATTAATTAGGAAGTGACTACTGAGTCTAACTGTATACATTAAAGTACAGCTTTAAcatgaacatatatatttatatatatttatatatatatatatatatatatttttgatggatttataaaaaatgataataaaaaataataatttatagttgTTACATAGTTATTATCTTTTACAATTTCTTCGTAAATCAGTTATTATAcaaacactatatatatatatatatacaagtatcaatttatatataaatgaattgatTAATAATATCAATCTgtcttaatttaatatatatatacacataccaacCTTATGAGTAAATTCTCGAAAGTCATGTTTTCGCTCTTGAGTCAGTTGGAGAAAGAGGAAAGAACAAAATTTGACTGCTTGGTGGCATACTCCACCATAGCTTTCTCGTATTCCCTTGCATCAGCCAATAGTTTTAAAACACCTGAAGTGTCCTGTGGATCCAAGTTGTGCAGTTTATGGATGAGATCTTTGGAATATTCGGTGACTTTTTTAAGGAGGCTGTTTCGCATGGTGTAGTTGCGGAAGCACTGGAGACAAGTGTTAACAGTCTTTTCCATAGCGGAGAAGATGGTATGAGCAACGGAAGATCGAGTTTCATCATTTTtgtaatcaatttttattttctcaccGTTATCCAAAAGCGCCAATGAGGATTTGTAGCCAGCTTTGCTTTCTTTGAGGTATTTGCACCGATCTTCTTCCGACTTGAATTGGAGGTTTTTAATGTTCTCTACTTCCTGGTAGTGAACCAACTTTGCCAGACGCCGCAGTTCTTGCCCATCGAGCAGAGTAATTGTGCTTTTTTTActcatattttaatataatactcAGCTAATGCTAATGATTATGCTTGCAATAGATACGGCTGTTCGGCTATTCCTATTTAAAGACTGAAAACCAAGGTATAAAACAAAGTTTTTACCAAGAATAATCATATAATTAAAACTCGGCCTAGCTATCTAGCTGTACCAAGTAGGtatattatttacatatatcaATTATCAATGTTGCTTACTTCTCAATTTCTGTTAATGGTAATTAAAGTTTGTTATACATTATTTTAGataactataaatttatttaaaaaaagaaaaaaaatcataagccaactcaattttaaattatttttttggtgcttatattttttcttccttaaaaatttgtaattaacTAAGATACTtaacaaattctaattaatattaacaGTAAACATTTCCACATAATTAATagagaaaaaactaaaaacaaataacTAACACGTTGCCAAATATAAAACGTAATTGGCAAATTGCATATTGAAAACTGGCTTAAGAAAGTGCCAGATATcaagccttttttttcttttttttttgggtcccgCCTTATCGTTTTTTGGTCCTGCCTTATCCTTTTTTGGTCCTGCATCTCAAGCCTTTGTCAGGCATATATAATTGGCAGTATATATATTGAGGACTTGGTTAAGAACCCTTTATCGGCGATATATACTTGGCAATATATATTGAATACATAGGTAAGAAAGTGCCATATCTCAAGCCTTAAtaagccaaatatatatatatatatatatactagtatCGATCCGATGTATGGTATATATAAtcgtaataaataattttaaaaattaattatattcaaataaaataaaattagttaactatattatttttatcatgacaaaaattaaaattaaggagaaaataatattcaataattatatatttgattgattgattaggaattaaaaattagttgctttaattatctatttataggtaaaaaattttaaaattcaatgagtacataaatattattttgaataatgaatgtaatttttttcaatttctaaaatCATTCCATTGCTCTAGattaagatttttttctttattatttaaattaatttgaaaattgatcatGCACAGTTACTATCCTTCTTTATTGAATAAATAGATCGATTTcattattgaaatttatatattatgatattgaataatcataattaattatattataataattaaatctatatattatgatattgtaaataattaattttcctatattaaattctaataatataatttattattattattattatttactctataaatatatttttaccttataaaataatttatttttggatacatatattttaataagattaaataaagaaattaatttcattcttgaaattcatataatatgatattgaaatttcattttttcacatatcatatatgtatagtaTTCCACATCAAGCCTTATCTTTTTTTGGTCCTGCCTTATCCTTTTCTTGTCCTGCATGTCAAGCCTTTACCAGCCATATATAATtggcattatatatattaagtacTTGGTTAACAACCCTTTATCGGCGACATATATTTGGCAATATATATTGAATACTTATTTAAGAAAGTGCCATACGTCAAACCTTAATaagccacatatatatatatatatatatatatttgtaagaaCAATAGtagattatcaaaatatttattaaatttatttattaaataatgtatcagatgataaaataatatttaattgatttattttttaattcgcTTTTCTATTTAAAGCTTCActtatacatttatatttagattACATAAATAGATCAATCAACAATATCTTAATacatatcatttaataaataaatttaataaatattttgatacttgcactattattatatttataatgtaCCTCTGTCACTCACTCTATATGTGGTGTGGAATAATGGTGTTATGATACATATGGCAAAGTGATGTATCTACCTAGCtacttatctttaaaaaatgcTTAAGCTTAAACTGCGGCTGGCTCTGCTAACTCTTGCAGTTTAATTCGACAATGGCCATGGTTGCTCCTTGGAGGATGAAACCCAAACTttaattcaaaatgaaaaagaaaaagatgaggCTAGTTggctataaaatttattttcatgtgactatatatatatatatagttagagtGGAATTGCTAAAGAATTTCTCTTAAGAAAATCAATAATGCCGAGGGcttcaaattatttatcatgTAACTcggtaaaatttaatataattattttattagtttgaatCCCACCGTATTTTTTATCCCTTTAAAAGTtcaattttattcatatttagtttatttttatttttcaatagataaaacaatataaattattttattacttaatGCTAAAGGTATcaaattatttacaaaataatgtagtaaaatcatgtatatatatatatatatatatatatatatattattttattagattgtACTAGATTTTATTTAtcgttttaaaaattcattattattcatatataatttactttaattttttggccaataaTATTACtacatattattttgttaaaagatCACCCAATAAATGATTTGTTGCACATAACACTTTTGTTATCTGATTATGATGTGACCAATCATCTAACATtaataaatatctaaaattgtTGATTCATTGTAAGAGATGGCTTAAAATAAATAGTTCATTATCAAATGAATTTTTCCGGTTCTAATACTtcaatcacaagttgattatgCAGGCCCTCAAAATGTtctcaatttgaaataaataggctaagtaatattttaattaaattaaatcatccatttgaaataaatggtagaaatataatgaaatttattttaaaacatcaaattagtttaaataataaaaacatgatacaaatgcattttaagatattaatttaaaatagttgataaaaatatgaataaatacattttaagaacattaattgaaataattgataaaacacaattaaatacatttaaatttaaatacaattttaaaacatttttgcttTGAAAGTCGCATCAAGAAAACAACGTGACACACTAGTCCTCACACTATACACCACTGGTGCCAGACGTATCCAGTATCCCAAGTACTACTTTGACGGCaggttaaaaagagaacttGCAACAGTTGCTGGCATCCCAATGGTGCCGATGCTAACAACAATCATCCTGGCCATGAAGGAGGGCGACTTATGCTCACTATATAATACTTGCCAACCCTCAAGTCCATGGCATCTCACAGGACGACCATACAACTTGCGCACTTAACAACATATAACAAATACAGTacaaaacaccaatactgtatggtg is a genomic window containing:
- the LOC107428114 gene encoding uncharacterized protein LOC107428114, yielding MSKKSTITLLDGQELRRLAKLVHYQEVENIKNLQFKSEEDRCKYLKESKAGYKSSLALLDNGEKIKIDYKNDETRSSVAHTIFSAMEKTVNTCLQCFRNYTMRNSLLKKVTEYSKDLIHKLHNLDPQDTSGVLKLLADAREYEKAMVEYATKQSNFVLSSFSN
- the LOC112488819 gene encoding uncharacterized protein LOC112488819, coding for MTFENLLIRFKNKLNFEGPFTNLEDAQKVQVYEEILEASGRGRGLSIGFAKVVGALGVAVLVVTAGVMVWDVFTSENKIHTAVKEVGVFAASWAAGELGTIVGTALTAAVVGEEAAVLGVSIVAVGGIIGSLAVGVIIGLFAGWLIDLLFSTGKESHVTKHTTLSLPCYVAPMPDGKALAYHIAHKRSA